The DNA region ACATTCAGGCCCGCACGAGCGTTTCGATCCTTTTCATCACCCATGATCTCGCGCTGACGCGATGGTTCGCGGACCGCGCGGTGGTCTTTCTCCGCGGCAAGCTCTGCGAGAACACCCAAATCCCCGAACTCTACCAGCGGCCGCGCCATCCCTATACGGCCAGCCTCATTGAGGCAGTCCCGCGCATCGGGGCATGGGACATCCCGCCAGATGCATCGCCCTCCGGCGTGGATCCAATCGAAACGTCGGGGGCGCCAACATGATCCATTCCGCCTTCCAGCTTTAGCCGGCCACCGACAGCCGGCCGATTTCGCCTTTCTGTTCCAAAACCACTGTCCGAATCCGATGACCCCATATCGCCGCCTGAAGCTTGGCCTCTCTTTCTATCCGTCCGGCTATCACGTCGCCGGATGGCGCTTTCCCGGCGCGATCCCCGATGGCGGCATCAATCTCCAGCATCATGTCGATGTGGCGAGGGCGGCGGAGGCGGCCTGCTTTGACTTCTTCTTCCTGGCCGACACGAACGCGATCTGGGATCCTGATCTCGAAGCCGTATCGCAGACAAGTTGGGGCGCCAAGTTCGAGCCGCTGACGATCCTGTCGGCGCTGGCGATGGTGACGAACCGCATCGGCCTCGTGGGCACGGCCAGCACGACCTATAATGATCCGTTCAGCCTCGCCCGGCGCTTCGCCTCGCTCGACCATATCAGCGCCGGCCGGGCGGGCTGGAACCTCGTGACATCGGCGTCCGCCGCCGAGGCCGGAAATTTCTCGCTGGACCAGCATCCCCGTCATGGCGATCGATATGTCCGGGCGCGGGAATTCGTCGAGGTCGTTACCGGTCTCTGGGATGGCTATGAGGACGACGCCTACCGGTTCGATCCGGAGAGCGGCATCGCCTTCGATCCCGCAAAGGTCCGCGCGCTCGACCATCGCGGACCCAATTTCCAAGTGAAGGGTCCCCTGAATCTGCCACGTCCGGTGCAGGGTCATCCCGTCATGGTGCAGGCGGGACTGTCGGAGGCCGGGCGGGAACTGGCCGCCGAGACCGGGGAGGTACTGTTCACCGCCCAATCGGAACTCGCCCCGGCCAAGGCCTTCTATGACGACGTCAAGGCGCGCGTCATGCGCTTTGGCCGCTCGGCAGACCATCTCAGCATCATGCCCGGCGCCGTGACCGTGGTTGCCGGAAGCCGGAGCGAGGCCGAGGACCAGATCGCGGCGCTCGACAAGCTTCTTCCGCCATCGGCTGGCCTTGCCTTCCTGTCAGGCCTGATCGGCGATACCGACCTCTCGGGCTTCAGCCTGGACGATCCGCTGCCGCCGCTCCCGCCAACCGAGGGCCCCAAGGGGCGCCAGCAGGTCGTACTGGAAAAGGCCCGGCGCGAGGGCAAGACGCTGCGCGATCTCTATCGCTCGATCGCGCTTACCAGCGGGCACCGCCTCGTCTATGGCGCTCCGTCCGAGGTCGCCGACCAGCTCGAAGACTGGTACCAGGCGGGGGCCTGCGACGGCTACAACATCGCGCCCGCGCACCTGCCGGGCGGTTTCGAGGCATTCGCCAACGGTGTCGTGCCCGAACTGCAGCGGCGCGGGCTCGTGCAGCGCGGCTATGCCGCCACGACGCTGCGCGCCAATCTCGGACTCCCGCACCCGCCGATCCGATACGCAAGACCAGCCCGCTAAATCACTCCAAAGGCTCGAAGGAAGACCATGAGCGAGTTCCAGTACGCTTCCGAGCGCTTCGTGGCTCAACTCAAGCATAGCCTCGCCAGCCGCGCCGGCTCTCCGGCGGAGCTGGCCGCCGCAGTCGCGACTATACTGGGCGCCTTGCCTGCGGAGGATACGCCCGCGTCGCGCGGCTCGCACGGCGCCGATCGGTTCGCTCCCGCGGCGGCCGACTGGCTAGCTCCGGCCCTCTCCGCTGCACGGTCAGGGCCGGAGAGGGAACTCGCCGGCACGATCGCCATCCTGGCGGACGAACTACGCTGGACCTTCGGCTATGCGCCCGATCCCCGCCGCCCGACGCTCAGTGATGCAATCGGCTTCGCCGATATCCTCGGCAAATCGAGCCTCCTTCCCGCATCTGGGATCGTAGCGGGGCTCACCCTCATCGCGCCGCACACCTATTATCCGCTGCACATCCACCCGGCCGTGGAACTCTATCTTGTGCTGTCAGGCACGGCGGAATGGACGGCGGGCAGCACCATTGCCGCGCAGCCGCCCGGAACGCTGATCCTGCACCCCTCCGATCTGCCGCATGCCATGAGGACGGGGCACGAGCCGCTGCTGGCGCTGTTCACCTGGAGCGGGGACATCGTCACGCCGTCCCGGTTCATCGAATAGCCCTCTCGCGAAGTCGAGATCGATGCCGATCCTCCTGGCGATACCCACTCGGCAAGAAATCAGTACCTTAGTGATTGGTGACCCTCACGATCAGGTCTGATCATTTCGTGGATTCGCGGCAGCTTGGATTCGCGGCAGCTTGGCTTGGCTGATTTCTGCCGGGCTCGATCAACGCGCATCGACTCCGCGTGAGTTGGGGCACGACATGGGATCGACGCGCCTCTTCAAAAGAGGATCCCTTGCGATCCAAGCTGAAGCCGTTGCATGCTTAATGCGTCATCTCGAGGAAGATAGGCGACAACGATGTTGCAGCAACCGCCCTGAAATCGGCGCCTGTGTTGCGCTGTTTCGCGATCTTGCCGACCAGCGATTGAACTCAGGGTGGATTGGACAGGGGCCTTTTTCTTTGAGCGACTATCGAGTTTTCACGCGCCGGTTCGATCGGGTAGTGGATGCTAAAACGCTTCCCGTATCCAACACCACTCGCCGTGCCTGGCAGACATTTGCCGAGCGAACCGTCGAGAGGCGAATTGCGTGGGAGCTGCTGGGTCTCGAGTACGCCGCGAAGATCATTTCGGCCACCTCGGCGGAGCGGTTGAACGGTACGCATATCACTCTGCTCGTCGACCATTCGGGATCCATGCGGGGCCAGCGCATGCTGCTCGCGGCAACGGCCGTCGATGTTGCGCAGGCTTTCTTGGCTCACCTTGGGGTCAGCGTCGAAATTCTTGGATTCACGACGCGATCCTGGCGGGGCGGATGGTCCCGGCGGCTGTGGCGATGGTCCGGCAAACGATGGCGGCCGGGACGGCTCTGCGACCTGCTCCATATCGTCTACCTGACGCCGGATCGACGCCGCGCGCCGATAACGGGACTGCAGTCGTTGGTTCATATGCTCGATACCAACCTGCTCAAGGAAAACGTGGACGGAGAGGCGCTGCTTTGGGCTGCGTCTCGGCAAGACTCCTATGGTTGCCCGCGGAACGCTATCGTACTCATTTCCGACGGCGCGCCCGTTGATGATTCAACGCTCTCCGCGAACGGTTTGCACTATCTGATGGACCATTTGCGGGAAGTGGTAACTCAGCTGGGTGAGACCCGTGTAGTAGCTCAACTGCAAATCGGCGACGATTGGGAGAGCGTTTTTCCTTTGATTGCAAAGGTTAAGACCTTGGACGATCTCGGCGACGGGCTGTTCGGTCTACTGGCTGCGATCTTGATTAATGATCCGAAACCTGAGCCTCTCATCGGACCTTGGTCCATTTCCTGACACCGTCGAAGTTCCCTTCCTCGGATTTTGGTGTCCCCTTTTCGCCTGAATCACATACCAATCCCCAATGAACAGGCCCCAAGCCTGAGAGCGGTCGAAGCGAAAGGTCGAAGAATGGATCTACTCGAGCAATTGGGCGCGCTGCATCATGCGCTGCACCAGCACATCACCTTCGCCGACCCGGAAGCCTGGCGGGCGGCGCTCGATGGCATCGCGGTGGCACTGGAAGCCGAGCCCGGCACCGACCGCTTCGATCGTGAGACGCTGACCGTCGCCCGGCAGAAGATCGATGCTCTGATCGCGGAGCTCGAAGGCGGCGTGGCGGAGCCGGATTTCAAGCCGGCCCGCACCTGGGTGGCGGCGCTGGGCGCCGCCGTGCATCGCCGCCGAGAGGCCGCCCGTCCGTCGGACAGCGCTCCCGGGCAAACCCACTAAGATCGCCATGCGTCCTTCCGGACGCAGAGGTGGCGATCTATCATTTTGTTTTCGCATCGGATTTCCGAAAACCGGATTCCACTTTTCGGTCCAATGCTCTGATCCTCACTCGACGACGAGCAGGTCCTGGAAGCCGTTGGTCAGCTTCTCGCCCCCCTCCGGCCGGACGACGATGCAATCCTCGACGCGGGCGCTGAAACTGCCGTCCTGCAGGATGCTCGGCTCCACGGTGAAGATCATACCTTCCTGGACCACTGTATCGCTGCCCTTGGTCAGGAAGGGTGGCTCGTGCACGTCGGAGCCGATGGAATGGCCGAGGCGGTGGCGGAACGCCTTGTCGTAGCTGGCGCTCGCGATGACGTCGCGCGCCGCCTTGTCGACCGCCGCGCAGGTAGCCTGCCCTGCCCTCAGGGCGGCGATGCCGGCGGCCTGCGAATCCATGATGAGACGATGGACCTTGATCTGCTCGGCACTCGGCGCGCCGAAGGATACGGTGCGGCCGTAGTCATAGCACATGCCGTCATGCACGGCGCCGAAGTCGAGCAGCACGGAGACCGGCGGGTTCAGCTTGCGCGGCCAGGTCTTCAGCGGCTGGCCCAGCACCATCGGATGGCTTGGGCCGGTATTATAGAGCGAGGTGGTGAAGGACGGGCCGAGCGAGCCGTGCCGCTTCATCTGGTAGTCCAGCTCCGAGACGACATCGAGTTCGGTCATGCCGAGCTTGAACGTCGCGATGGCGTCGGTGAGCGCGGCTTCCGTGATGACGCCCGCAGCGCGCATGGTCGCGATCTCTTCGGCATCCTTGATGACGCGCAGCTTGCGGAGCAAAGCCGTGGCCGAGACGAAGCGCGCATCGGGGATCAAATGCTGGATCTGGATCAGCGATTCCGCCTCGGCGTTTTCGCTGACCGCGATGCGCGGCGAAGGTGGCAGCTTCATCTGCGCGATGATGCCCTTCGCCATCGCAGCCGGGTCATCCCAATCCCCAAGGACACGGATTTCGAAGCCCTCGATGCCACCCTTGCCGCCCAGTTCCGCGGTCATACGCGGCAGGGTGAGGATCGGCGCCTGCTCGGCGGAGAGCCAGGCGCCCTCCAGCCAGGCGCCCGGATGCAGGACGCGGCCATAGTTCGGGATATCGCGATGGATGCCGGCCAGATAGTCGAGATCGGTGCCGATATGGAAGAAGACGAGGTCGGCGGCGTCGGCGATCAGGCTCTGAAAGCGCTGCATGCGCTGCTGGTACTTGGTCATGTCCGTTTCCTCGGATAGCGGCTTGGTATTCAGGGGGCAAAGGCCCCGGCGAGATGGCAGGCAGCCGTTCGGCCATGCCCGAGCGGACGACGTAACGGTTCCTCGACGGCGCAACGTTCGATCGCGACCGGGCAGCGCGGATGAAAGCGGCAGCCGGCCGGCGGGGCAGCGGGATCGGGCACGTCGCCGGGCAGATCGTCCGGAAGCCGTCCCTCGCCGTCGGGCTCGGTGATGGCGCCGATCAAACCGGCCGAATAGGGATGGGCCGGCTGCTGCCAGAGCGGCTCGCTCGGCGCCGTCTCGACGATCTTGCCGAGATACATGACCGTCGTCACGTCGGCGATGCGGCGCACGATCGAAAGGTCATGCGAAATGAAGAGCAGGCCGACCTGCAGTTCCGCGACGAGATCGACGAGCAGATTGGCGATCGAGGCCTGCGCCGAAGCGTCGAGCGCCGAGATCGGCTCGTCGGCGACGATGCAGCGCGGCTCGGCGGCGAGCGCACGCGCAATGGCGATGCGCTGGCGCTGCCCGCCGGAAAACTGATGCGGGAAGCGATCGGCGATGCCAGCCGAAAGGCCGACCCGCTCCAGGCATTCGCCGACCGTGCGAAGGCGGCCGCCATGGCCCGCCGCGACGCGGATGCCATCGGCGATGAGATCGCCGATGCTGCGGCGCGGATTGAGCGAGGAGAACGGGTCCTGGAACACCATCTGCAATCGCCGCTGCGCGAGCGGGCGGGCGCGGCGGCCGAGCGGAACCACCGGCTCGCCATCGAAGCTGACCGTGCCGCCAGCCGGATGGATCAGGCCCACGGCCGCCTTGCCGAGCGAGGATTTGCCGCAACCCGATTCACCGACGAGCGCGACGATCTGGCCTTGCTCGACATCGATATCGCAGCCGGCGACCGCCGTGACCGGCACACCGGAATGGCCGCGATAGCGCACGACGAGATCGCGGACGGTGAGCAGGCTCATGCCGGCACCGCCGCGAGCGGATCGACGGGACAGGCAATGGCGGAGCCGGCGCCGACATCGAGCAGATCGGGAATATCGGCGCGGCAGACATCCTGCGCGAAGCCGCAACGCGGGTGGAATGCGCAGCCGGACGGAAAGCGACCGATCGCGGGCGGGGCGCCGGGCAAAGCGCTCAGCGGATGATCCGCCGGACTGCCATGCGGCAGCGCGTCGAGCAGGCCGCGCGTATAGGGGTGGCGCGGCCGGGCCAGCACGTCGGCGCGCGATCCGCGCTCCACGACGCGGCCGGCATAGAGGACATAGACGCGATCAGCCAGCGCCGACATGACGCCGAGATCATGCGTGATCAAGAGAACGGAGAGCTTCAGCTCGCGCCGGAGGCTCTCGATCAGCCGCAGGATGCCGGCCTGCACGGTGACGTCGAGCGCCGTGGTCGGCTCGTCGGCGATCAGGAGCTTCGGACCGGCGGCCAGCGCCGAGGCAATGGCGATGCGCTGGCGCATGCCGCCGGAGAACTGGTGCGGATAGCGCTTCATCGCCGCGCGCGGATTGGGAATGCGCACCCGCTCCAGCATCGCGACCGCGGTCGCGTCAGCTTCCGCCTGGCCGATGCGGCGATGGAAGACGAGATGCTCCGTCATCTGGCGGCCAACCGACAGCATGGGATGCAACGCCGTCATCGGATCCTGGAATACCATCGCGACATCGCGCCCGCGCACCGCCGCGGCGCCCTGCCCGCCTTCGGCCGTGAGGTCACGGCCGTCGAACCGGATCTGGCCGCCGATCGAAGCGCCGGCCGGCAGCAGCCCCAGCACGGCGAGCGCCGACAATGTCTTGCCGCTGCCGCTTTCGCCCGCGAGCCCGACGATCTCGCCCTCACCGATCGAAAGATCGACACCGCGGACCGCAAACGCCCGGCCCCCCTCGGCGGTGGGCAGAGCGATGGTCAGGCCCTTGACGGCAAGGAGAGGCGCGCTGTCCATCATCAACGAAACGCCTTCGCCGTTCGCGGATCGAGCGCGTCGCGCAGTGTATCGCCAAGGAAGTTCGCAGCGAGCACGACCAGCAGGATGGCGAGGCCGGGGAAAACGGAGAGCCACCATTTGTCGAAATATTTAGAGCCGTCCGAGACCATCGAGCCCCATTCGGGCGCCGGCGGCTGGGCGCCGAGACCGAGGAAGGAAAGCCCGGCCAGGATCAGCACCGCGTGGCCGAACTCCAGCGCCGAAAGAACGACAAGCGGACCGACCACATTGGGCCGAACATCAACCCAGAGCGCGCGCATCGCCGAAACGCCAAGCAGCCGGCTCGACTGGACGTAGGGTTCGTCGCGGATGGTGAGCAGCATGGAGCGCACGACGCGGGCATAGATCGGCCAGCTCACCACCACCACGGCCAGCACCGCGTTGAACAGGCCGGGCCCGAGCGCCGCCACGACGGCCATGGCGAGGATGATGTCCGGGAACGCCATCACCAGGTCGGCGGCGCGCATGATGACGCCGTCGATCCAGCCGCCGAAATAGCCGGCGATGGCGCCGAGCAGCGTGCCGATGACGCTCGCCATCACCACCAATTGCAGCGCATAGGGCAGCGATACGCGGGCGCCATAGATGACGCGGGCGAAGACGTCGCGGCCGAGCTGGTCGGTTCCGAACCAGTGTTCCGCCGACGGCGCCAGGAACCGCTTCGCGCCCTGGTCGATCGGCCCCTGCGCTGTCAGCCATGGCGCGAAGATCGCCATCAGCACGATCGCGACCAGCAGGGCGGCGCCGATGAGGCCGAGCGGCTGCGTCCAGACCGAACGGCGCATCCAGCGACGGCGCGGCGTCGGAACGGGCGGGAATATGGGGGTGCCGACGTCGCTCATCCCAGCCGGATCCTCGGGTCGATCAGGGCGTAGACGATATCCACCGCCATGTTGACGAGGATATAGATGACGGCGACGGCGAGGCTGACGCCCATGATGGCCCGCAGGTCCAGCGCCAGTGCGCTCTTGTAGGCATATTGGCCGATGCCGGGCCAGGAGAACACGGATTCGACCAGCACCGTGCCCGACAGCATGCGCCCGAAGGCCATGCCGGCGACGGTAACGATCGCCGCGAGCGCCGGTCGCAGCGCATGGCGCAGAATAACGGTGCGCTCCGGCAACCCTTTGGCGCGGGCAGCGCGGACATAGTCCTGGCTGAGGGATTCGAGCATGGCCGCCCGCGTGAACCGCGTGATCGAACCGATCGTGTAGATCGCGAGCACGGTTGCCGGCAGCACGATATGGCTGAGCGCCGTGCCGAGCGTTCCCCATTGTCCTGTCAGCAGCGCGTCGATGGTGAACATGTTGGTTATGGACGGCGGCGCCTTGCCACCCGGATTGAGTCGTCCAACCCCCGGCGCGATGCCGAGCTTGAAGAAGAAAATATAGAAGGTGACGAGCGCCAGCCAGAAGGTCGGGATGGACACGCCCGCGAGCGAGACGACGCGGATGATCTGGTCCGGCCAGCGATCTCGCGACACCGCCGCCACGACCCCGAGCGAGACACCGAGGACGAGGGCGAGGATCATGGCCGCCGTGGCGAGTTCGATCGTCGCTGGCAGATATTGCGCCAGATCCGTCGTGACCGGACGGTGGGTCTGCTGCGATTCCCCGAGATCGCCGTGAAAGAGCCGCTCCACATACAGCAGATATTGCTGGGGAATGGGCTTATCCAGCCCGTAGCGGGCGCGGAAGGCGGCGACGATCTCGGGATCGCTGGCGGCGCGGTCGCCGAGATTGGCCGAGACCGGGTCGCCGGGCACCACCTGCGTCAGCGCGAAGGAGACGAAGGTGATGCCGAGGCACAGGAGTGCGCCGACCAGCAGCCGGCGCACCAGAAAGCGGACGAGGTTCGGCAACGCGTACCAGGCGGAGCGCAAGATTGTCATTGCCGGACCGAAGATCCGTTACTTCTTGGCGGGCGAGATCGCCGTCAGATCGATCGTCCACATCGCATTGTATTCAACCGGCTCGAGCGTCTTGGAACTCGCCATCGAGAAAGCGGGCTGGAACAGGCCGGTGAACGGGCCCTCGGCATTCAGCTTCTTCTGCCATTCGTCATAGAGCTTGGTGCGCGTCGTCTGGTCGATCTCGACCGCGGCCTTCTTGGCGATTTCGGTGATCTCGGGCGACGAGCCGGCCTTCCAGCCAGCGCGCAGACCGACCTTTTCGCCGGGTCCGAACAGGAGATAGTCGCTCGGATCGGGGAAGTCCGGGCCCCACCAGACGATGGTGAAGGGCAGCGTGCCGG from Kaistia algarum includes:
- a CDS encoding LLM class flavin-dependent oxidoreductase, whose amino-acid sequence is MTPYRRLKLGLSFYPSGYHVAGWRFPGAIPDGGINLQHHVDVARAAEAACFDFFFLADTNAIWDPDLEAVSQTSWGAKFEPLTILSALAMVTNRIGLVGTASTTYNDPFSLARRFASLDHISAGRAGWNLVTSASAAEAGNFSLDQHPRHGDRYVRAREFVEVVTGLWDGYEDDAYRFDPESGIAFDPAKVRALDHRGPNFQVKGPLNLPRPVQGHPVMVQAGLSEAGRELAAETGEVLFTAQSELAPAKAFYDDVKARVMRFGRSADHLSIMPGAVTVVAGSRSEAEDQIAALDKLLPPSAGLAFLSGLIGDTDLSGFSLDDPLPPLPPTEGPKGRQQVVLEKARREGKTLRDLYRSIALTSGHRLVYGAPSEVADQLEDWYQAGACDGYNIAPAHLPGGFEAFANGVVPELQRRGLVQRGYAATTLRANLGLPHPPIRYARPAR
- a CDS encoding dimethylsulfonioproprionate lyase family protein, with product MSEFQYASERFVAQLKHSLASRAGSPAELAAAVATILGALPAEDTPASRGSHGADRFAPAAADWLAPALSAARSGPERELAGTIAILADELRWTFGYAPDPRRPTLSDAIGFADILGKSSLLPASGIVAGLTLIAPHTYYPLHIHPAVELYLVLSGTAEWTAGSTIAAQPPGTLILHPSDLPHAMRTGHEPLLALFTWSGDIVTPSRFIE
- a CDS encoding cobaltochelatase CobT-related protein, translating into MAWLISAGLDQRASTPRELGHDMGSTRLFKRGSLAIQAEAVACLMRHLEEDRRQRCCSNRPEIGACVALFRDLADQRLNSGWIGQGPFSLSDYRVFTRRFDRVVDAKTLPVSNTTRRAWQTFAERTVERRIAWELLGLEYAAKIISATSAERLNGTHITLLVDHSGSMRGQRMLLAATAVDVAQAFLAHLGVSVEILGFTTRSWRGGWSRRLWRWSGKRWRPGRLCDLLHIVYLTPDRRRAPITGLQSLVHMLDTNLLKENVDGEALLWAASRQDSYGCPRNAIVLISDGAPVDDSTLSANGLHYLMDHLREVVTQLGETRVVAQLQIGDDWESVFPLIAKVKTLDDLGDGLFGLLAAILINDPKPEPLIGPWSIS
- a CDS encoding M24 family metallopeptidase, whose protein sequence is MTKYQQRMQRFQSLIADAADLVFFHIGTDLDYLAGIHRDIPNYGRVLHPGAWLEGAWLSAEQAPILTLPRMTAELGGKGGIEGFEIRVLGDWDDPAAMAKGIIAQMKLPPSPRIAVSENAEAESLIQIQHLIPDARFVSATALLRKLRVIKDAEEIATMRAAGVITEAALTDAIATFKLGMTELDVVSELDYQMKRHGSLGPSFTTSLYNTGPSHPMVLGQPLKTWPRKLNPPVSVLLDFGAVHDGMCYDYGRTVSFGAPSAEQIKVHRLIMDSQAAGIAALRAGQATCAAVDKAARDVIASASYDKAFRHRLGHSIGSDVHEPPFLTKGSDTVVQEGMIFTVEPSILQDGSFSARVEDCIVVRPEGGEKLTNGFQDLLVVE
- a CDS encoding oligopeptide/dipeptide ABC transporter ATP-binding protein, whose translation is MSLLTVRDLVVRYRGHSGVPVTAVAGCDIDVEQGQIVALVGESGCGKSSLGKAAVGLIHPAGGTVSFDGEPVVPLGRRARPLAQRRLQMVFQDPFSSLNPRRSIGDLIADGIRVAAGHGGRLRTVGECLERVGLSAGIADRFPHQFSGGQRQRIAIARALAAEPRCIVADEPISALDASAQASIANLLVDLVAELQVGLLFISHDLSIVRRIADVTTVMYLGKIVETAPSEPLWQQPAHPYSAGLIGAITEPDGEGRLPDDLPGDVPDPAAPPAGCRFHPRCPVAIERCAVEEPLRRPLGHGRTAACHLAGAFAP
- a CDS encoding ABC transporter ATP-binding protein, coding for MMDSAPLLAVKGLTIALPTAEGGRAFAVRGVDLSIGEGEIVGLAGESGSGKTLSALAVLGLLPAGASIGGQIRFDGRDLTAEGGQGAAAVRGRDVAMVFQDPMTALHPMLSVGRQMTEHLVFHRRIGQAEADATAVAMLERVRIPNPRAAMKRYPHQFSGGMRQRIAIASALAAGPKLLIADEPTTALDVTVQAGILRLIESLRRELKLSVLLITHDLGVMSALADRVYVLYAGRVVERGSRADVLARPRHPYTRGLLDALPHGSPADHPLSALPGAPPAIGRFPSGCAFHPRCGFAQDVCRADIPDLLDVGAGSAIACPVDPLAAVPA
- a CDS encoding ABC transporter permease; this translates as MSDVGTPIFPPVPTPRRRWMRRSVWTQPLGLIGAALLVAIVLMAIFAPWLTAQGPIDQGAKRFLAPSAEHWFGTDQLGRDVFARVIYGARVSLPYALQLVVMASVIGTLLGAIAGYFGGWIDGVIMRAADLVMAFPDIILAMAVVAALGPGLFNAVLAVVVVSWPIYARVVRSMLLTIRDEPYVQSSRLLGVSAMRALWVDVRPNVVGPLVVLSALEFGHAVLILAGLSFLGLGAQPPAPEWGSMVSDGSKYFDKWWLSVFPGLAILLVVLAANFLGDTLRDALDPRTAKAFR
- a CDS encoding ABC transporter permease; translated protein: MTILRSAWYALPNLVRFLVRRLLVGALLCLGITFVSFALTQVVPGDPVSANLGDRAASDPEIVAAFRARYGLDKPIPQQYLLYVERLFHGDLGESQQTHRPVTTDLAQYLPATIELATAAMILALVLGVSLGVVAAVSRDRWPDQIIRVVSLAGVSIPTFWLALVTFYIFFFKLGIAPGVGRLNPGGKAPPSITNMFTIDALLTGQWGTLGTALSHIVLPATVLAIYTIGSITRFTRAAMLESLSQDYVRAARAKGLPERTVILRHALRPALAAIVTVAGMAFGRMLSGTVLVESVFSWPGIGQYAYKSALALDLRAIMGVSLAVAVIYILVNMAVDIVYALIDPRIRLG